The following are encoded in a window of Bacillus xiapuensis genomic DNA:
- the pyrH gene encoding UMP kinase, translated as MSIPKYKRVVLKLSGEALAGEAGFGINPAVIKSIAEQVKEIAELDVEVAVVVGGGNIWRGKIGSEMGMDRATADYMGMLATVMNSMALQDSLEQLGIETRVQTSIEMRQVAEPYIRRRAIRHLEKKRVVIFAAGTGNPYFSTDTTAALRAAEIEAEVILMAKNNVDGVYSADPRVNKDAFKYEKLSYLDVIKEGLAVMDSTASSLCMDNDIPLIVFSVTESGNIKRVVMGDNIGTIVRGKE; from the coding sequence ATGAGCATTCCTAAGTATAAACGTGTAGTATTGAAGCTAAGCGGTGAAGCGCTGGCTGGCGAAGCTGGCTTTGGCATTAACCCAGCCGTCATCAAGTCAATTGCTGAACAAGTGAAGGAAATTGCTGAACTGGATGTAGAGGTCGCAGTCGTAGTTGGCGGCGGAAACATTTGGAGAGGTAAGATAGGCAGTGAAATGGGCATGGATCGTGCAACAGCCGATTATATGGGAATGCTGGCAACCGTTATGAACTCCATGGCATTGCAGGATAGCTTGGAGCAGCTCGGAATCGAAACTCGCGTGCAAACATCCATTGAAATGCGTCAAGTAGCGGAACCTTATATCCGCCGCCGCGCTATTCGTCATCTGGAGAAGAAACGAGTCGTGATATTTGCTGCCGGAACCGGAAATCCATACTTTTCCACAGATACAACTGCCGCTTTGCGGGCCGCTGAAATTGAAGCAGAAGTCATTTTAATGGCTAAGAATAATGTGGACGGCGTCTATTCCGCTGATCCTCGTGTGAATAAAGACGCTTTTAAATATGAGAAGCTTTCCTATCTGGATGTCATTAAAGAAGGACTAGCTGTCATGGATTCTACTGCTTCCTCCCTATGTATGGATAATGACATTCCGCTGATTGTATTCTCCGTCACGGAAAGCGGAAACATTAAACGAGTTGTCATGGGAGATAATATTGGAACAATTGTTAGGGGGAAAGAATAA
- the frr gene encoding ribosome recycling factor: MPKQVMEQMKERMTKAIQAFTRELASIRAGRANASLLDRVMVDYYGAPTPINQLASVSVPEARLLVIQPYDKTALGDIEKAILKSDLGLTPSNDGSVIRLAFPALTEERRKELVKLVKKEAEDAKVAIRNIRRDANEDFKKLEKAGDITEDELRGYTDDVQKETDQFIAKVDSISKDKEKEIMEV, translated from the coding sequence ATGCCAAAGCAAGTAATGGAACAAATGAAAGAAAGAATGACAAAAGCGATTCAAGCGTTTACGAGAGAATTAGCTTCCATCCGTGCAGGGCGTGCCAACGCTTCATTATTGGATCGGGTAATGGTTGATTATTATGGAGCGCCGACGCCTATCAATCAGCTGGCATCGGTTTCCGTGCCGGAAGCCAGACTGCTGGTGATTCAGCCTTATGATAAAACGGCTCTCGGCGATATTGAAAAGGCGATTCTTAAATCCGACCTTGGATTGACCCCATCCAATGATGGATCCGTTATTCGTTTAGCTTTTCCAGCGCTGACTGAAGAGCGCCGGAAAGAATTAGTTAAGCTCGTGAAGAAAGAAGCGGAAGATGCCAAGGTGGCGATCCGCAACATTCGCCGCGACGCAAACGAAGATTTCAAAAAGCTTGAAAAAGCCGGTGATATCACGGAGGATGAATTGCGCGGCTACACGGACGATGTCCAAAAAGAAACCGATCAATTTATTGCAAAAGTCGATAGCATCTCGAAGGATAAAGAAAAAGAGATTATGGAAGTGTAA
- a CDS encoding isoprenyl transferase yields the protein MINKKKLWSKKESHNPKNRIEEIKQEPVPKHIAIIMDGNGRWAKKRALPRMAGHHEGMKTVRKVTRLVSNLGVQALTLYAFSTENWKRPKVEVDFLMKLPEEFLGTFLPELIEENVRVEMMGDREQIPAHTLYAVEKAMKETAGNDGLVLNFALNYGSRSEIMAGVKNIIRDAKSGILSEDDLSEELFSRYLMTRHLPDPDLLIRTSGEIRLSNFMLWQLAYTEFWFTDVLWPDFTEADLLEAVEAFQRRTRRFGGLTDK from the coding sequence ATGATTAATAAAAAGAAATTATGGAGCAAAAAGGAAAGCCATAATCCAAAAAATAGAATAGAGGAAATTAAGCAAGAGCCGGTGCCTAAGCATATTGCTATTATAATGGACGGGAATGGAAGATGGGCCAAAAAAAGAGCTCTTCCCAGAATGGCCGGGCACCATGAAGGCATGAAGACGGTTCGGAAAGTAACACGGCTTGTCAGCAATCTCGGCGTTCAAGCATTGACTTTATACGCCTTTTCGACAGAAAATTGGAAGCGACCGAAAGTCGAAGTTGATTTCCTGATGAAGCTGCCAGAAGAATTTCTCGGCACGTTTTTGCCGGAGTTAATTGAGGAGAACGTGCGGGTGGAGATGATGGGAGACCGCGAACAAATCCCAGCCCACACGCTATACGCTGTGGAGAAAGCGATGAAAGAAACCGCGGGAAATGACGGGCTTGTTCTCAATTTCGCTTTAAATTACGGCAGCCGCTCAGAAATTATGGCCGGGGTAAAAAACATCATTCGTGACGCAAAGAGTGGTATACTAAGCGAGGATGACCTTAGTGAGGAATTATTTTCTCGCTATTTAATGACTCGCCATTTGCCTGATCCGGACTTATTGATCCGCACGAGCGGAGAAATTCGCCTTAGCAACTTTATGCTCTGGCAGCTTGCCTACACGGAGTTTTGGTTTACAGATGTGCTGTGGCCAGATTTTACTGAAGCGGATTTGCTTGAAGCCGTGGAAGCATTCCAGCGGCGTACCCGGCGGTTTGGCGGTCTTACAGATAAATAA